The following are encoded together in the Anopheles nili chromosome 3, idAnoNiliSN_F5_01, whole genome shotgun sequence genome:
- the LOC128726973 gene encoding uncharacterized protein LOC128726973, whose translation MTTKPAYDESNLKQADAAYCTGEQNGGRAGQTWHEMLLHQSPSSSQISFISERQTDTGTQPSTPLQARHGMFSEMDESATNYDSGNFSFSESGGKEKLIKAVSGDASVDLHQRFVQLNTELYQTKTELLTYKYKWNEIRNEIELSWSKKNEKLQDEKNEIKTELIDARKEIKRLASCTRESLHLQDERDEYELIRIRTELEDVKLRLDCKERANECLKEKIVEQHVEKENLALKIKSLEHQLMGAGSEISRIKASERWFQGELHRCQIVNAKLKESNISLNEDLHNERRENKIFVDTSCPDAIELPICKDESLFNTSLDQHGDKSEENDELNHYEKMRHHETDLMEKNEILGHQNAELQSVLRQLQDTFQNQCQQLELMSKREMENAQNIIRFREHRELARSEIESLSAQLARECFTRRQIDVAVERLKAQIKVLSIQFGDRDCQRKHVEECESICKCCYDRLELGGSPTTENQVFRSEQNMCTENTKHLSDELQLLENFRKIQSKNLDLELKLGQCASAEKQDDIDGACRSVEMARRSEATIRTLSKNIKDLEQQFFPQPLGKSRDAHGRTLKGCPKHGANCRRKLSASLRTNDADDVEMRDLRIMLKAIECENRRQLQRFEINNRTLLKKVKEHARERKQAEQRAAEVSQEHEKCANLRCEMATTRERILLLEADKESFQQEAASLRSEKNRFINLMISNCLLTPDGDVWDSLKCAFRDLHSLKQEHKENGYLRFQLEQATEKNKQLEDSFAHYKLATDEKTAEKDELRAELTEKVRQLQESQRNLERLIEENSSLNQSISKTNEAEENLTKKLSDLKQLVKIQECRLESAHERLKLYEQSELILVAAKESFFNDLRALQDAILLEKQEKYDLEKEVLELRQNMVNTVGNNLRNFHPMDSSAEASGSQSIAIVSPDAQSLPMSCTSLDFDQLRVLVEESSQKTYSLQNLHECVSSLKLEMDNLNSVLQLNNYPQQQQQHHHHHYHPQLPHRFPLSLMDELNDATNGHYGSR comes from the exons ATGACCACCAAACCAGCATACGATGAAAGTAATCTCAAACAAGCCGATGCCGCTTACTGCACAGGCGAGCAAAATGGAGGTCGTGCAGGGCAAACGTGGCACGAAATGCTGCTACATCAATCGCCATCATCCTCTCagatttctttcatttccgaAAGGCAAACAGATACTGGCACTCAACCATCCACACCGTTGCAAGCACGGCACGGAATGTTCAGCGAAATGGACGAAAGTGCAACCAACTATGACTCTGGGAATTTCTCATTCTCTGAATCAGGCGGTAAGGAGAAGCTTATCAAAGCAGTTTCAGGAGATGCGAGCGTGGATTTGCATCAGCGATTCGTACAACTGAACACCGAACTGTACCAGACTAAAACTGAGCTTCTCACCTATAAATACAAGTGGAATGAAATACGTAATGAAATCGAACTGAGCTGGAgcaaaaagaatgaaaaactgCAGGATGAAAagaacgaaatcaaaaccGAGCTAATAGATGCACGCAAGGAAATCAAGCGTCTAGCATCATGCACAAGGGAGTCACTTCATCTACAGGACGAGCGAGACGAGTACGAACTAATTCGCATTCGGACAGAGCTAGAAGATGTTAAGCTTCGGCTGGACTGTAAAGAAAGAGCAAATGAATGTTTGAAGGAGAAAATAGTCGAGCAGCATGTTGAAAAGGAGAATTTAGCTCTGAAAATCAAATCTCTAGAACATCAGCTCATGGGAGCAGGCAGTGAAATAAGCAGGATAAAAGCATCAGAGCGATGGTTTCAAGGTGAATTACACAGGTGCCAAATAGTAAATGCCAAATTGAAGGAATCCAATATATCGCTAAATGAAGATCTTCATAATGAGCGCAGAGAAAATAAGATATTTGTCGACACATCATGCCCTGATGCAATTGAATTACCAATCTGTAAGGATGAATCTCTGTTTAATACAAGTCTTGATCAGCATGGTGACAAATCCGAAGAAAACGATGAATTAAATCACTATGAAAAAATGCGTCATCACGAAACAGActtgatggagaaaaatgaaattctGGGACATCAGAACGCTGAATTACAATCTGTCCTTCGTCAACTGCAAGATACGTTTCAAAACCAGTGCCAACAATTGGAATTAATGAGTAaacgcgaaatggaaaacgcgcAGAATATTATTCGTTTTCGAGAGCATCGCGAACTCGCCCGATCCGAAATCGAATCACTATCTGCGCAGCTGGCACGCGAATGCTTCACAAGACGACAGATAGATGTCGCTGTAGAGCGACTGAAAGCGCAAATCAAAGTTTTGTCGATACAATTTGGCGACCGCGATTGCCAACGGAAGCATGTGGAGGAATGTGAGTCCATTTGCAAATGCTGCTATGATAGGCTGGAGCTTGGTGGAAGTCCTACCACAGAAAATCAAGTATTTCGTAGTGAACAAAACATGTGTACCGAAAATACAAAACATCTTTCCGATGAGCTACAGTTATTGGAGAACTTTCGGAAAATACAGTCAAAGAATTTGGATCTGGAGCTCAAACTGGGTCAGTGTGCGAGTGCCGAAAAGCAAGACGATATTGACGGGGCTTGTCGCTCAGTTGAGATGGCGAGACGTAGTGAGGCAACCATCAGAACATTAAGCAAAAACATTAAAGACCTGGAACAACAATTTTTTCCCCAACCTCTCGGAAAAAGCAGAGATGCACATGGTAGAACGTTGAAGGGGTGTCCCAAACATGGTGCCAACTGTCGAAGAAAACTGTCCGCTTCTCTTCGTACGAATGACGCTGATGATGTTGAAATGCGTGATTTACGCATAATGCTGAAAGCAATTGAATGCGAAAATCGTCGACAGTTGCAGCGGTTTGAGATCAATAATCGTACCCTCCTTAAGAAAGTCAAAGAGCATGCTCGGGAACGCAAGCAAGCTGAGCAACGTGCGGCAGAGGTTTCGCAAGAGCACGAAAAATGCGCCAATCTGCGTTGTGAAATGGCTACGACACGAGAACGAATTTTGCTTCTGGAAGCGGACAAGGAATCATTTCAGCAGGAAGCTGCATCGTTACGATCGGAGAAGAATCGTTTCATAAACTTGATGATTAGCAATTGTTTGCTTACTCCGGATGGTGACGTATGGGACTCTCTAAAGTGTGCCTTTAGGGATCTCCACTCACTGAAACAAGAGCACAAAGAGAACGGGTACCTTCGTTTTCAATTGGAAcaagcaacggaaaaaaataagcaactGGAAGATTCCTTTGCTCACTACAAGCTTGCTACAGATGaaaaaacagcagaaaaaGATGAATTGCGCGCTGAATTGACCGAAAAAGTACGACAATTGCAAGAATCGCAACGAAATTTGGAGCGATTGATTGAAGAAAATTCGTCACTCAATCAGTCGATTTCTAAAACGAATGAGGCTGAGGAAAATCTTACCAAAAAATTGAGCGACCTAAAACAATTGGTGAAGATACAGGAATGTCGTCTTGAATCTGCTCATGAGCGGCTTAAGCTATATGAACAATCGGAGTTAATTCTGGTAGCAGCAAAGGAATCATTCTTTAACGACCTTCGAGCGCTGCAAGATGCTATTCTAttggaaaaacaagaaaaatatgaTCTGGAGAAAGAAGTGCTCGAACTACGTCAGAACATGGTTAACACGGTTGGAAACAATTTAAGA AATTTCCATCCTATGGATAGTTCTGCTGAAGCAAGTGGATCACAATCGATCGCCATAGTGAGTCCTGATGCTCAATCGCTGCCAATGTCTTGCACCAGTTTAGACTTCGATCAGTTACGAGTCCTAGTGGAAGAAAGCTCTCAAAAAACATACTCTCTTCAAAATTTACATGAATGTGTTTCTTCGTTGAAACTGGAAATGGACAATCTCAATTCCGTTTTGCAACTCAACAACTAtcctcaacagcagcagcagcaccatcatcaccattatCATCCACAACTACCGCACCGATTTCCGCTGTCTCTGATGGATGAACTAAACGACGCCACAAATGGTCATTATGGCAGTAGATGA